The Perca fluviatilis chromosome 24, GENO_Pfluv_1.0, whole genome shotgun sequence genome has a window encoding:
- the LOC120554599 gene encoding probable G-protein coupled receptor 34 — translation MTTFSSASSFPFTLSASASSNSSHTLSTLSLPVSMSSFFATTSPPNQTVCSFDDTTLRLPLAVIYSLFFIFGLVGNLFALWVFLFLHSSRNSVRVFLINCAVADLVLLACLPFRVFYHVNGNKWVLGSVACKVVGNLFYMNMYISITLLGLISLDRYLRLKGKGRARRCMRMTLCGRSWSWSWVACGALWGLSLVPLVSMIATAEDKEGEDKEKCFQYKKRVQAKGKAYFNGVLVFLFWLVFIMLVVSYAKIASQLLRVSRDKPDLPNAQRYERTAKKSFFVLFLFTVCFGPYHAFRPFYIISQLRETVSCDYLKLIDHTNEVMLLFSAFNSCLDPVMYFLLSGSVRKTALQALGHRLGNRLLFLNEATSNSSMEFRRPSVPMAFPNRELNTPSVTPRTSICVINSNLCRPGLTTLPTTGQQ, via the coding sequence ATGACCACCTTCTCTTCTGCCTCTTCATTTCCCTTCACTCTTTCAGCCTCTGCATCGTCTAACTCCTCTCATACTCTCTCTACTTTATCCCTCCCTGTTTCGATGTCATCCTTCTTCGCTACCACCTCTCCCCCAAACCAAACTGTGTGTTCGTTTGATGACACCACCCTCCGTCTGCCGCTGGCGGTCATATACTCCCTGTTCTTCATCTTTGGGCTCGTGGGTAACCTCTTCGCACTGTGGGTCTTCCTTTTCCTACATTCAAGCCGCAACTCTGTGCGGGTGTTCCTCATCAACTGTGCTGTGGCTGATCTGGTCCTCCTGGCGTGTCTGCCATTCAGGGTTTTCTACCATGTTAATGGCAACAAGTGGGTACTGGGATCTGTAGCCTGCAAGGTGGTCGGGAATCTGTTTTATATGAACATGTACATCAGTATTACGTTACTGGGGCTTATCAGCTTGGACAGATACTTGAGGTTAAAGGGGAAAGGCAGAGCGCGGAGATGCATGAGGATGACGCTGTGTGGGCGCAGCTGGTCGTGGAGCTGGGTGGCGTGCGGAGCTCTGTGGGGTCTGTCACTGGTGCCGCTGGTGTCAATGATCGCCACAGCAGAGGACAAAGAGGGCGAGGACAAGGAGAAATGCTTCCAATACAAGAAGCGTGTACAAGCCAAAGGGAAAGCCTACTTCAACGGGGTGCTGGTGTTTTTGTTCTGGCTTGTCTTCATCATGCTGGTGGTCTCCTATGCAAAAATTGCTTCCCAGTTGCTGAGGGTGTCGCGGGACAAGCCGGACCTTCCCAACGCACAGCGATATGAACGAACTGCCAAGAAGTCTTTCtttgtcctctttctgttcaCCGTCTGCTTCGGGCCCTACCATGCCTTTCGCCCCTTTTACATCATCTCCCAGCTCAGGGAAACAGTATCTTGTGACTACTTGAAACTGATAGACCATACCAATGAGGTGATGCTATTGTTCTCTGCCTTCAATAGCTGTTTGGATCCTGTCATGTACTTTCTGTTATCTGGCTCAGTGCGTAAAACCGCCCTCCAAGCACTTGGACATAGACTTGGCAACCGGCTTCTCTTCCTAAATGAAGCAACATCAAACAGCTCAATGGAGTTCAGACGACCATCTGTACCTATGGCTTTTCCTAACCGTGAACTTAACACGCCCTCAGTCACCCCCAGAACAAGTATCTGTGTCATCAACTCCAACCTTTGTCGCCCTGGCCTGACCACGCTTCCAACTACTGGCCAACAGTGA